In a genomic window of Piliocolobus tephrosceles isolate RC106 chromosome 1, ASM277652v3, whole genome shotgun sequence:
- the SLC25A44 gene encoding solute carrier family 25 member 44 isoform X1: MEDKRNIQIIEWEHLDKKKFYVFGVAMTMMIRVSVYPFTLIRTRLQVQKGKSLYHGTFDAFIKILRADGITGLYRGFLVNTFTLISGQCYVTTYELTRKFVADYSQSNTVKSLVAGGSASLVAQSITVPIDVVSQHLMMQRKGEKMGRFQVRGIPEGQGVVAFGQTKDIIRQILRADGLRGFYRGYVASLLTYIPNSAVWWPFYHFYAEQLSYLCPKECPHIVFQAVSGPLAAATASILTNPMDVIRTRVQVEGKNSIILTFRQLMAEEGPWGLMKGLSARIISATPSTIVIVVGYESLKKLSLRPELVDSRHW, encoded by the exons ATGGAGGACAAACGCAACATCCAGATCATCGAGTGGGAACACCTGGACAAGAAGAAGTTCTACGTGTTTGGTGTGGCAATGACAATGATGATCCGTGTCAGTGTCTACCCATTCACCCTCATCCGCACCCGGTTGCAAGTTCAGAAGGGGAAGAGCCTCTACCATGGGACCTTCGATGCCTTCATCAAGATCCTGCGAGCAGATGGTATCACTGGCCTCTACCGAGGGTTCCTGGTCAATACCTTCACCCTCATCTCTGGCCAGTGTTATGTCACCACTTATGAGCTCACCCGGAAGTTTGTAGCTGACTACAGCCAGAGTAACACAGTCAAATCACTGGTGGCTGGTGGCTCAGCCTCCCTTGTGGCCCAGAGCATCACAGTGCCCATTGATGTAGTCTCCCAACACCTCATGATGCAGCGCAAGGGTGAGAAAATGGGCCGCTTTCAGGTGCGGGGGATCCCAGAGGGACAAGGGGTAGTTGCCTTTGGCCAAACCAAGGACATCATCAGGCAGATCCTGCGGGCTGATGGGCTTCGCGGCTTCTATCGAGGCTATGTGGCTTCACTGCTTACCTATATCCCAAACAGTGCTGTCTGGTGGCCCTTCTATCACTTCTACGCAG AGCAGCTCTCCTACCTGTGTCCTAAGGAGTGCCCTCACATTGTCTTCCAAGCCGTCTCAGGGCCCCTGGCTGCAGCCACTGCCTCCATCCTCACCAATCCCATGGATGTCATACGAACCCGCGTGCAG GTTGAGGGTAAGAACTCCATCATCCTGACCTTCAGACAGCTGATGGCAGAAGAAGGGCCTTGGGGCCTCATGAAGGGCCTCTCGGCCAGAATCATCTCAGCCACACCTTCCACCATTGTCATTGTGGTGGGCTATGAGAGCCTCAAGAAACTTAGCCTCCGACCTGAGCTGGTGGACTCGAGACACTGGTAA
- the SLC25A44 gene encoding solute carrier family 25 member 44 isoform X2, with translation MEDKRNIQIIEWEHLDKKKFYVFGVAMTMMIRVSVYPFTLIRTRLQVQKGKSLYHGTFDAFIKILRADGITGLYRGFLVNTFTLISGQCYVTTYELTRKFVADYSQSNTVKSLVAGGSASLVAQSITVPIDVVSQHLMMQRKEQLSYLCPKECPHIVFQAVSGPLAAATASILTNPMDVIRTRVQVEGKNSIILTFRQLMAEEGPWGLMKGLSARIISATPSTIVIVVGYESLKKLSLRPELVDSRHW, from the exons ATGGAGGACAAACGCAACATCCAGATCATCGAGTGGGAACACCTGGACAAGAAGAAGTTCTACGTGTTTGGTGTGGCAATGACAATGATGATCCGTGTCAGTGTCTACCCATTCACCCTCATCCGCACCCGGTTGCAAGTTCAGAAGGGGAAGAGCCTCTACCATGGGACCTTCGATGCCTTCATCAAGATCCTGCGAGCAGATGGTATCACTGGCCTCTACCGAGGGTTCCTGGTCAATACCTTCACCCTCATCTCTGGCCAGTGTTATGTCACCACTTATGAGCTCACCCGGAAGTTTGTAGCTGACTACAGCCAGAGTAACACAGTCAAATCACTGGTGGCTGGTGGCTCAGCCTCCCTTGTGGCCCAGAGCATCACAGTGCCCATTGATGTAGTCTCCCAACACCTCATGATGCAGCGCAAGG AGCAGCTCTCCTACCTGTGTCCTAAGGAGTGCCCTCACATTGTCTTCCAAGCCGTCTCAGGGCCCCTGGCTGCAGCCACTGCCTCCATCCTCACCAATCCCATGGATGTCATACGAACCCGCGTGCAG GTTGAGGGTAAGAACTCCATCATCCTGACCTTCAGACAGCTGATGGCAGAAGAAGGGCCTTGGGGCCTCATGAAGGGCCTCTCGGCCAGAATCATCTCAGCCACACCTTCCACCATTGTCATTGTGGTGGGCTATGAGAGCCTCAAGAAACTTAGCCTCCGACCTGAGCTGGTGGACTCGAGACACTGGTAA